One region of Halomonas huangheensis genomic DNA includes:
- the xdhB gene encoding xanthine dehydrogenase molybdopterin binding subunit, with product MRTLTELPLQTTSEQTRQPQPSEAQTSAFSGTPARHESAIKHVTGRAAYIDDLALPADALHLALGLSPVAHGRITRLDLAAVRAAPGVVDVITVADVPGHTDIGPVFPGDPIMADGEVLYAGQVIFAVAADSYRAARQAIKQAVIEIDEAPASLDPVAAAEAKDLVRPSHQQLSGDWQQALTDAVHIIEGEQFVGGQEHFYLEGQACVVHPTEDEGVMVHTSNQHPSETQKLVAEVLGIPLHAVTVETRRMGGGFGGKETQASPWACLAAIVARRTQRSCRIRLPRSEDMRVTGKRHPFHNRYQLGVDAKGVIQGGDITVIGDCGYSPDLSDAIVDRAMFHADNTYSLGAARVTGHRARTNTASNTAFRGFGGPQGMMVIEAAVEDIARQVGEDPLTIRKRNFYRQNRNVTHYAQTVDQIALLHELVENLETSSEYWQRRERIRQFNANNRTIRKGLALTPVKFGISFTAQHLNQAGALLHVYTDGSVMINHGGTEMGQGLHTKICQVVGRELGLDLEQVRITATRTDKVPNTSPTAASSGADLNGQAARDAALKLKQRLFDFAAEHYHLDREAMRMETGTLIAGFGESETRIAWGELIQTAYLSRISLSEKGFYATPLIHYDRATGSGRPFYYFAFGAAVAEVSVDTLSGEYQVDRVDILHDVGDSLNPAIDIGQVEGGFIQGMGWLTSEELKWNDNGQLISHGPATYKIPTYGDLPATFNVKLMEGHPNSMASIYRSKAVGEPPFMLGMSVWCALRDALASLSDYRQAVRLDTPATPERVMAAAAAAREAAGSGS from the coding sequence ATGCGTACGCTCACTGAACTGCCACTGCAAACCACCTCCGAGCAGACCCGGCAACCGCAGCCCTCCGAGGCTCAAACCAGTGCCTTTTCCGGTACCCCAGCCCGCCACGAGAGTGCCATCAAACATGTCACCGGTCGCGCGGCATATATTGATGACCTCGCGCTGCCAGCCGATGCATTGCATCTGGCGCTTGGGTTGTCGCCCGTTGCTCATGGTCGGATCACCCGGCTCGACCTTGCCGCAGTGCGCGCGGCACCTGGCGTGGTGGACGTGATTACCGTCGCCGATGTTCCCGGCCATACCGACATCGGTCCGGTATTTCCCGGAGACCCGATCATGGCCGATGGCGAAGTGCTCTATGCAGGCCAGGTCATCTTCGCGGTTGCCGCAGACAGCTACCGAGCCGCGCGCCAGGCCATCAAACAGGCGGTGATCGAGATCGATGAGGCTCCGGCCAGCCTTGATCCCGTCGCCGCTGCGGAAGCCAAAGACCTGGTTCGCCCCTCCCACCAGCAACTCAGCGGCGACTGGCAGCAGGCGCTAACTGACGCGGTACATATCATTGAAGGCGAGCAATTCGTCGGCGGCCAGGAGCACTTCTACCTCGAGGGCCAGGCCTGTGTGGTTCATCCCACCGAGGATGAAGGGGTGATGGTGCATACGTCCAACCAGCATCCCAGCGAAACGCAGAAGCTGGTGGCTGAGGTACTGGGAATTCCCTTGCACGCGGTCACTGTTGAAACGCGGCGTATGGGTGGTGGCTTCGGAGGCAAGGAAACCCAGGCCTCGCCCTGGGCGTGCCTGGCGGCGATTGTGGCGCGTCGTACCCAGCGCAGTTGCCGAATTCGCCTGCCACGCAGCGAGGACATGCGTGTTACCGGCAAGCGCCATCCCTTCCATAATCGATACCAGTTGGGGGTCGATGCGAAGGGCGTGATTCAAGGTGGCGATATCACCGTTATCGGCGACTGCGGCTACTCGCCTGATCTGTCCGACGCCATCGTCGATCGCGCCATGTTCCACGCCGACAATACCTACTCACTGGGCGCCGCTCGCGTCACGGGCCATCGGGCGCGCACCAATACCGCGTCCAACACCGCCTTCCGCGGCTTCGGCGGCCCCCAGGGCATGATGGTGATCGAAGCCGCCGTCGAGGATATTGCACGCCAGGTCGGAGAAGACCCGCTGACCATCCGCAAGCGCAACTTCTATCGTCAGAATCGCAATGTCACCCACTATGCCCAGACAGTGGACCAGATCGCGCTGCTCCATGAGTTGGTCGAGAACCTCGAGACTTCCAGCGAGTACTGGCAACGGCGCGAACGGATCCGCCAGTTCAACGCCAACAACCGGACCATTCGCAAGGGCCTGGCACTGACACCGGTGAAATTCGGTATCTCCTTCACCGCTCAGCATCTCAATCAGGCCGGAGCCCTGCTTCACGTCTACACCGACGGCAGCGTGATGATCAATCACGGCGGCACCGAGATGGGTCAGGGTCTGCATACCAAGATCTGTCAGGTGGTAGGCCGTGAGTTGGGTCTGGATCTGGAACAGGTACGCATCACTGCGACGCGCACCGACAAGGTGCCCAACACCTCACCAACCGCCGCTTCCAGTGGTGCCGACCTCAATGGGCAGGCTGCGCGTGACGCAGCACTCAAGCTCAAGCAGCGCCTGTTCGATTTTGCCGCCGAGCACTACCATCTCGACCGCGAAGCGATGCGTATGGAAACGGGTACCTTGATCGCAGGCTTCGGCGAGAGCGAAACCCGCATCGCCTGGGGCGAGTTGATCCAGACCGCCTATCTATCGCGTATCTCGCTGTCGGAAAAAGGCTTCTACGCTACACCACTGATCCACTATGACCGCGCCACCGGCAGCGGCCGCCCCTTCTATTACTTCGCCTTCGGTGCCGCAGTAGCCGAGGTTTCCGTGGATACCCTGAGCGGCGAGTACCAGGTCGACCGTGTCGATATCCTGCATGATGTTGGCGACTCGCTGAATCCGGCCATCGATATCGGCCAGGTCGAAGGCGGCTTCATCCAGGGCATGGGGTGGCTGACCAGTGAAGAGCTGAAATGGAACGACAACGGGCAACTGATCTCCCATGGGCCGGCGACCTACAAGATCCCGACCTATGGCGACCTTCCGGCTACCTTCAACGTCAAGCTGATGGAAGGCCACCCCAACTCCATGGCCAGCATCTACCGCTCCAAGGCAGTGGGTGAACCGCCGTTCATGCTCGGCATGTCGGTATGGTGCGCACTGCGAGACGCGCTAGCCAGTCTGAGCGACTACCGCCAGGCAGTACGTCTCGATACCCCGGCGACCCCGGAACGAGTGATGGCAGCGGCTGCAGCAGCCCGTGAGGCGGCGGGAAGCGGATCATGA
- the xdhC gene encoding xanthine dehydrogenase accessory protein XdhC, with protein MNRQHKPECWYEALARLQREGLPHVVATQVTSQGSTPREPGAHMIITPDHVYDTLGGGTFEWQVIAAARENLAGGKAGMQLEAFSLGGRSGQCCGGFVNVILETWPGSAVHLALFGAGHVGREIAQLVAPLDWQLDWYDSRNDGFHNLPEPTPRQHRRQMPDIEAAVAELAEHSHVLVLTHDHAEDFALVNAALKRGDCASIGLIGSRSKWASFRRRLEAEGHSVEAIDEVRCPIGDSGGNKAPYAVALSAVAELQPLCTRHNSNHAKRGESRGIDSAALRSLFH; from the coding sequence ATGAATCGTCAACACAAGCCCGAGTGCTGGTACGAAGCACTGGCGCGTTTGCAACGTGAGGGCCTGCCGCATGTGGTGGCCACTCAGGTAACCAGTCAGGGCTCGACCCCTCGAGAGCCGGGCGCGCACATGATCATTACGCCCGATCATGTCTACGATACCCTGGGCGGTGGCACCTTCGAATGGCAGGTGATTGCCGCGGCCCGGGAAAATCTCGCAGGCGGCAAGGCCGGTATGCAACTCGAGGCATTCTCGCTGGGTGGCCGCAGCGGCCAGTGCTGTGGAGGTTTCGTCAACGTCATTCTCGAAACCTGGCCCGGCAGTGCGGTACATCTGGCGCTGTTCGGCGCTGGGCATGTCGGACGGGAGATCGCACAACTGGTGGCCCCTCTCGACTGGCAACTCGATTGGTACGACAGCCGTAATGATGGTTTCCACAACTTGCCCGAACCGACGCCGCGCCAACACCGCCGCCAGATGCCGGATATTGAAGCCGCAGTGGCCGAGCTGGCGGAACATAGCCATGTACTGGTGCTCACCCACGATCATGCCGAAGACTTCGCGCTGGTGAATGCCGCGCTCAAGCGCGGTGACTGCGCCTCCATTGGCCTGATCGGGTCACGCAGCAAGTGGGCCAGTTTCCGTCGCCGCCTCGAGGCGGAGGGGCACAGTGTCGAAGCCATTGACGAAGTGCGCTGCCCGATCGGTGATTCGGGCGGCAACAAGGCGCCCTACGCCGTTGCCCTATCTGCGGTGGCCGAACTGCAACCGCTCTGCACGCGCCACAACAGCAATCACGCAAAACGTGGCGAGAGCCGTGGCATCGATAGCGCCGCTCTCAGATCTCTTTTCCATTGA
- the guaD gene encoding guanine deaminase has protein sequence MRARILSFDADPGDGDTPNEGSVVYHEDGALWWEAGRIRALGNWEELSAQLPTDVSVIDQRDKLVMPGFIDSHVHYVQLDIMASYGRQLLDWLNEYTFPEECRFAQREHAEHMADAFLDELMRVGTTTAQVFCSSHPNSVDAFFSAARRRDLCMLAGKVLMDRHAPEELTDDTRGGIRDSERLISDWHGTGRLGYSVTPRFAPTSTREQLDAAGGLLRNDPSLWLQTHLSENLGELDWVAELFPDSRDYLEVYEKSNLVGPRSTFAHGIHLDNGMRGRLAERGANIAFCPSSNLFLGSGLFDRSAARDNNLNLTLASDIGAGTDLSGLATLKAGYQVGQLRGQPLTAWAGFHALTRGNAVSLSLDDRIGRLAPGMDADFVVLDLYASPLLARRMARCTSLAEELFTLMMLGDDRAVHETWAGGRLQHRRQT, from the coding sequence ATGCGTGCTCGTATTCTCAGCTTTGATGCTGATCCCGGTGATGGCGACACCCCGAATGAGGGCAGCGTCGTCTACCATGAGGACGGCGCCCTATGGTGGGAAGCCGGACGAATTCGCGCGCTCGGCAACTGGGAGGAACTGTCCGCGCAACTCCCTACTGACGTGAGTGTGATCGACCAGCGTGACAAGCTGGTCATGCCCGGCTTCATCGATAGTCATGTCCATTATGTACAGCTCGACATCATGGCTTCCTACGGACGCCAACTGCTTGACTGGCTTAACGAGTACACCTTTCCCGAGGAGTGCCGATTCGCCCAGCGTGAGCACGCCGAGCATATGGCCGACGCCTTTCTCGATGAATTGATGCGCGTCGGCACCACCACCGCCCAGGTATTCTGCTCCAGCCATCCAAACTCGGTAGATGCCTTCTTCAGCGCGGCCCGCCGACGCGACCTGTGCATGCTGGCCGGCAAGGTACTGATGGACCGCCATGCACCAGAGGAATTGACCGACGACACCCGGGGCGGTATCCGCGATAGCGAACGCTTGATCAGCGATTGGCATGGTACGGGGCGACTCGGCTACAGCGTCACGCCGCGCTTTGCTCCGACTTCCACTCGAGAACAGTTGGACGCCGCCGGAGGTCTGCTGCGTAATGACCCCAGCCTGTGGCTGCAGACGCACCTCTCGGAAAACCTCGGAGAGTTGGATTGGGTTGCTGAGCTGTTTCCCGATAGCCGTGACTACCTTGAGGTCTACGAAAAGTCCAACCTTGTCGGGCCGCGCAGCACCTTCGCTCACGGTATCCATCTCGACAACGGCATGCGTGGGCGTCTCGCCGAACGCGGTGCCAATATCGCCTTCTGCCCCAGTTCCAACCTGTTCCTGGGCAGCGGGCTCTTCGACCGCAGCGCTGCACGTGACAACAACCTGAACCTGACCCTTGCCAGTGATATTGGCGCCGGTACCGACCTTTCCGGACTGGCCACGCTCAAGGCCGGATATCAGGTTGGTCAATTACGCGGACAACCACTGACCGCCTGGGCAGGATTCCACGCACTGACGCGAGGCAATGCCGTATCGCTGTCGCTGGATGACCGGATCGGGCGTCTCGCGCCTGGTATGGATGCAGACTTCGTGGTCCTCGACCTCTACGCCTCACCATTGCTGGCCAGGCGCATGGCACGTTGCACCAGTCTCGCCGAGGAGCTGTTCACGCTGATGATGCTGGGTGACGACCGTGCCGTGCACGAAACCTGGGCCGGAGGACGACTGCAGCACCGCAGACAGACTTAG
- a CDS encoding DUF4190 domain-containing protein has translation MMSVQPTGFRSSSTTEWSASVRSNSQRGSEEVDEGEGATDVEQAVKDFKSQAKENDWEVLSEDDVLPPVSQLDPERHDSTTITFDYNGKTYAVSSYVAPFKYSVLGSKITGTEISHVDNNVKIDVADSEATDFMNAETTNDEKTVGELFHDKMKDEWADLDLDDPRRQYYELLQAKTALVGGFDYLPYQTEKDAFFWDGDTTSYLDSSTIMDQASTYGLLKEKEINDKLAELSENEQVVDGIDGFMRDAVSKIKDKKGLVNSIYDSMSSPEYMEMLEGMDSDAAKVRFSNDLKSLDYLDNEKASEIRSNFLDQGLIDEISSIIESGDYSDESLELAINDQVQTALQGTWSTIFGLSFSDRAVQNYLKDGSGNLPDDVKKGLDSYKAAVKVATNAISDSFKANGSFDIRDVRSRISEILRGNHEGAPNSVKVRNGAAALLQASMANGTLPAIAGTLTAAAAIYTLTKNQGDTVEERMAAARLLLITLATSPAMLEAGTAGAKALKKLFDKPGMLTSLGLDRDSNEQLTESYLDRYSNSDDPVRTLDAEGHELGSMEEQRSIISQSSQSDDSLSFFTATEDSTSFVTASQGSFEDAMSDPSERISQASSDFTINWDVLDNVSEDSRRTILATVDQRIEGMGIDPDSMDTSGKLRIVGSVLNTVGGLADVAGGVLDLALGAMSIDKLIGNPDALDSEFAAASLQLLSGISIAGAAGTNLASMIAGGSLATGLGIASGALGIAGVALGGIAAIVMGVVAKQKSDQKAEEVLNTFENWSELGITEDDWGDKLNYTIHSRYEYDSDYGTDGYYDLYPEDKPVWESRPEQYQDFTEYVDGHDNISDDWFSNWDDDHDSGIGESGEDPSGRQRFGDGGSPGSFGEFKKDVDRVDVGSIELADNGRVFFTKDGVRQVIDPFIGDKASDSTRQKIIEYLTELHEITHPGGKKDHDLISEITDLHNESDKYNDIDALKRALDDSEPPLFGVDDDKPGTFHDFKRDVDRVDVGSIELDSGDSSVITFEKDGKRWQIDKDDHGELSESDAEDIFDYLKDLHILTHSDGELDERLVEKITDLHNESDDYNDIEDLREELDLDVDPSGLPVFGDGGKPGSFGEFKEDVDRVDVESIELLSDGRVIFVKDGVKQVINPSQGDSATRGTRDKIVEYLEGLYDVAHPQGEFSQERADMMNEVFGRTDKYNDLDDIRSYVESEEEISSFDEEFIEENREHIDTIVEYWDDWNGSDSIVSMKDLKGISEEDNDRSRAERDAAQFLIDEWKFFETLDTAKKKGGGDDKVSTNDLDSWLESVGEGGFNDYRQNMAADGFGRAFYEENRDVIDPMLDNWDDWNGSDDIVSRKDLRNHGGDDDRSEDEHASAEFMLDNDDFFAMLDTFQKDDGEDSKISTRDIEDWLKTIGVEKSL, from the coding sequence ATGATGTCAGTACAGCCAACTGGTTTCCGTTCATCGTCCACCACGGAATGGTCTGCAAGCGTCAGGAGTAATAGTCAAAGGGGGAGCGAAGAAGTAGACGAAGGGGAAGGAGCAACCGATGTTGAACAGGCGGTAAAGGATTTCAAGAGCCAGGCCAAGGAGAACGACTGGGAAGTTCTTTCAGAAGATGATGTACTTCCACCAGTATCGCAGCTGGATCCGGAAAGGCATGATTCGACAACAATTACCTTCGACTATAATGGAAAAACGTATGCAGTCTCTTCCTATGTGGCGCCATTCAAATATTCGGTGCTGGGGAGCAAGATAACCGGCACTGAAATCAGTCATGTGGATAACAACGTCAAGATCGATGTTGCCGATTCTGAAGCCACGGACTTCATGAATGCTGAAACCACCAACGATGAAAAAACCGTCGGCGAGCTGTTTCATGACAAGATGAAGGATGAATGGGCTGATCTGGATCTGGATGATCCTCGACGCCAGTATTATGAACTTCTACAAGCCAAAACAGCATTGGTTGGTGGATTTGATTACCTTCCCTACCAAACGGAAAAAGATGCGTTTTTCTGGGATGGTGATACAACCAGTTATCTAGATAGCTCGACCATCATGGATCAGGCCAGCACCTATGGGCTGCTCAAGGAAAAGGAAATCAACGATAAGTTGGCTGAGTTGTCCGAGAATGAACAGGTTGTGGATGGCATCGATGGTTTCATGCGAGACGCCGTCAGCAAGATAAAAGACAAGAAAGGTCTGGTCAACAGCATTTACGACTCCATGAGTAGCCCCGAGTACATGGAGATGCTTGAAGGGATGGACAGTGATGCGGCCAAGGTTCGTTTCTCCAATGACCTGAAGTCACTGGACTACCTGGATAATGAAAAAGCCAGTGAGATCAGAAGCAATTTCCTGGATCAGGGCTTGATCGATGAGATCTCGAGCATCATCGAGAGTGGCGATTATTCGGATGAATCTTTGGAACTCGCCATCAATGACCAGGTGCAAACCGCATTGCAAGGAACCTGGTCCACGATTTTTGGCCTCTCCTTCTCGGACAGGGCGGTACAGAACTATCTGAAGGATGGCAGCGGCAACCTGCCGGATGATGTGAAGAAGGGCCTGGATAGCTACAAGGCCGCAGTCAAGGTTGCTACCAATGCCATCTCCGATTCCTTCAAGGCCAACGGCAGCTTTGATATCCGCGATGTGCGCTCGCGCATCTCTGAAATATTGAGGGGTAATCATGAGGGAGCCCCCAACAGCGTCAAGGTACGTAACGGCGCAGCCGCGCTACTGCAGGCCAGTATGGCCAATGGCACTCTTCCTGCGATTGCCGGCACTCTGACCGCAGCCGCGGCTATCTATACCTTGACCAAGAACCAGGGAGACACCGTTGAAGAGCGGATGGCAGCGGCTCGCCTGTTGTTGATCACCCTCGCGACATCACCAGCGATGCTGGAGGCAGGCACCGCCGGCGCTAAAGCTTTGAAGAAGCTATTCGATAAGCCAGGGATGCTGACGTCGTTAGGTTTGGATAGGGACTCGAATGAGCAACTGACGGAGTCTTATCTAGACCGATATTCAAACTCGGATGATCCAGTGCGGACCCTTGACGCGGAAGGTCATGAACTGGGATCGATGGAGGAACAGAGATCAATTATCAGCCAGAGTTCTCAATCAGATGACTCCCTCTCGTTCTTCACGGCTACTGAGGACAGCACGAGCTTTGTTACGGCTTCTCAAGGCAGCTTCGAAGATGCCATGTCAGATCCGAGTGAGCGCATTTCACAAGCCAGTTCAGATTTCACTATCAACTGGGATGTACTGGACAATGTGAGCGAAGATAGTCGAAGAACTATTCTAGCCACAGTGGATCAACGCATCGAAGGTATGGGTATTGATCCCGATAGCATGGATACCTCCGGTAAACTCCGAATTGTGGGAAGTGTACTCAATACGGTAGGCGGTCTTGCTGACGTGGCCGGGGGCGTGCTGGATCTGGCACTCGGCGCCATGTCGATCGACAAGTTGATTGGCAATCCCGATGCCCTTGATAGCGAATTTGCCGCAGCCTCGCTGCAGCTGCTGTCCGGAATCAGTATCGCGGGAGCCGCAGGCACCAACCTGGCCAGCATGATCGCCGGCGGTTCTCTGGCTACCGGGCTGGGCATTGCCTCCGGGGCTTTGGGTATTGCGGGGGTTGCGCTGGGCGGAATTGCCGCCATTGTGATGGGGGTTGTCGCCAAGCAAAAGTCGGATCAGAAAGCAGAAGAAGTACTTAACACTTTCGAGAACTGGAGCGAGCTTGGTATCACGGAGGATGATTGGGGCGACAAGCTTAACTACACCATTCATTCTCGCTACGAATATGATTCCGATTACGGCACGGATGGTTATTACGATCTTTATCCGGAGGACAAGCCTGTTTGGGAGTCGAGGCCAGAGCAATACCAGGACTTTACTGAATACGTCGATGGACATGACAATATCTCGGATGACTGGTTCTCCAATTGGGATGACGATCATGATTCTGGCATTGGAGAAAGTGGCGAAGATCCATCCGGACGGCAACGCTTTGGAGACGGCGGTAGTCCCGGGAGTTTCGGAGAGTTCAAGAAAGATGTTGATCGAGTCGATGTTGGCTCCATCGAGCTTGCCGACAACGGACGAGTCTTCTTTACCAAGGATGGAGTGAGGCAGGTTATTGATCCCTTTATCGGTGATAAGGCAAGTGATTCAACTCGTCAGAAGATCATTGAGTACTTGACCGAGCTGCATGAAATTACCCATCCCGGTGGGAAGAAGGATCATGATCTGATTTCTGAGATAACGGACCTTCACAATGAATCCGATAAATATAATGATATAGATGCCCTGAAACGTGCCTTGGATGACTCGGAGCCACCGCTCTTTGGCGTAGATGATGATAAGCCTGGGACCTTCCATGATTTCAAGAGAGATGTTGACCGTGTTGACGTAGGTTCCATCGAACTGGACTCCGGCGATAGCAGTGTCATTACTTTTGAAAAGGATGGCAAACGCTGGCAGATTGACAAGGATGATCATGGCGAGCTAAGTGAAAGCGATGCAGAGGATATCTTTGACTATCTCAAGGATTTACATATCTTGACCCATTCGGATGGGGAGCTGGATGAGCGGTTGGTAGAAAAGATAACCGACCTGCATAACGAATCTGATGATTACAACGATATTGAAGATCTGCGTGAGGAATTGGATCTGGATGTCGACCCATCCGGACTTCCAGTTTTTGGTGATGGAGGGAAACCCGGAAGCTTTGGAGAGTTCAAGGAAGATGTAGATCGCGTGGATGTTGAGTCAATTGAGCTACTGTCTGATGGTCGTGTGATTTTTGTCAAGGATGGTGTCAAGCAGGTCATCAACCCTTCCCAGGGAGACAGTGCTACGCGTGGTACTCGCGACAAGATCGTCGAGTATCTTGAAGGGTTATACGACGTGGCACACCCGCAAGGAGAGTTCAGCCAGGAACGTGCAGATATGATGAATGAGGTCTTTGGAAGGACTGATAAATATAATGACCTCGATGATATTCGTTCATATGTAGAGTCGGAGGAAGAAATTTCTTCTTTTGATGAAGAATTTATCGAAGAGAATAGAGAACATATCGATACCATCGTTGAGTATTGGGATGACTGGAATGGTAGCGACTCCATTGTCAGCATGAAAGACCTGAAAGGCATTAGTGAGGAAGATAATGACAGGTCCAGAGCGGAACGGGATGCCGCGCAATTCCTGATAGATGAATGGAAGTTCTTTGAAACGTTGGATACAGCGAAGAAGAAAGGTGGTGGAGACGATAAAGTCAGCACCAACGACCTGGATAGCTGGCTGGAGTCCGTTGGTGAAGGCGGATTCAATGATTATCGGCAGAATATGGCTGCCGATGGGTTTGGTCGCGCATTCTATGAAGAGAACAGGGATGTCATCGACCCCATGCTGGATAATTGGGATGACTGGAACGGTAGCGATGACATTGTCAGCAGGAAAGATCTGAGAAATCACGGTGGGGATGATGATCGTAGCGAGGATGAACACGCATCGGCGGAGTTCATGCTGGATAACGACGACTTCTTCGCGATGCTGGATACCTTTCAGAAGGATGACGGAGAGGACAGCAAGATCAGTACCCGTGACATCGAGGATTGGTTGAAGACCATCGGCGTTGAAAAGTCCCTGTAG